TCTACAAaacaatgttgtatttttatatcaTAAGAGACCATTTTGGGACCTGAGggtaaaaagtgtaatttaaatTCCAACACCCTCTTCCTTCTTTAGGTCTTCCCCAGTCTGCAACCATGAAGTTCTCCATCATCGCCGCCTTTGTTGTATTTGCACTGGCTCAAGGTACTTTCTAACCTGCTCGAGggatgtgttttatgttatgcAATGCAAAAAGACTCACCCCAAGTGCTGTACTGGTGGCCCCGATCCCACAGGTAGCCTTGCACAGGATGCTACAGGCGAGCTCCAGAGGATCAGCCAGTATTTTGAGGAGATGAAGAACAAAATGACACAGCAGCTGACCGACTTCGTGCGCACCCACGACCTGAACAGCCAGGCTCAGTGAGTATATGAACATTGCGTGTTACAGTATTAAATTATCACTTGACTTGGTAATGCTTTAATGTGTTTAACATAGTGGTTTAAAACCACTATATATAAGTATTAGAAACTCAGTCATTAAAACCAGCAATTACTgagtttctaatatttttggtTACCTGGAACAAAAGGGTAAAATTGTGCAAACAACTCAAGTGTGCTGCAATGCAAACTACAGCCACTAGGGGTAGGCGTAACGCTGATAGTGGCAAACGGCGCACAGTACATTACGTAAAACTACATTAACTTTAAACATTTCCCACAATTTAAAACTAatctaaaattaaataaaaggtTAATATTCGGCCAACATAACagttttcaattttccaaaaacaaacattcaataatttaaaaagaatgttttttgtcatacaATCTGTGTTATATGAATGTGTGTTTATATCTGCCTAGTCAAAGCTTAATCCCCATCCCTAACAGCAATTCTGTACAATTCAActttaaattgtattaaatGATACCTTGCAGCATCAAGGAACATTTAGCGTTACTATCTTTGCAAAGACAATTTTACACTGGTTGACAATATTCTGTACATTGTGTACAGTTTGGCTTTTTTCCAGATaccaatttcttttttttggtaatttttaaaaacactaaTGCCGATCCTGATGACCTTATTTGGAATTTTTCTCCATGCCAATACCAGAGATACTTAGTTACTTCAATTGTAATGTGATTTAGTTTGTCATATCTTGGTTCCGACTTAAAGATAAACTGCacttaattacctgcctctttttttgtttgtttttagctgttttgaAACCatcagaacacacagaaaaaacacgtgtgttcatgtctcacataaggattgtgaatgatgggcaaaatcccaAAAAGCGTGCAGTGTTTTCCTTGCATACATACCCATCTCTTCCGTCCTGTAGGACCTTCCTGGAGGAGCAGAAGGCCCAGTTCGAGCCCCTGGTCGCCAAGATCCAGGAGCAGCTGCAGTCGATCGCCACCAGCGTTGAGGGGCAGGTCCAGCCCATGGCCGCCAACGTGCAGGCCCAGATCGAGCCCATGGTGCAGAGGTTCCAGGAGCAGATGGAGGCCATCGTCAAGCAGCTGACCGAGCAGGCCAAGGCCATCACCAACTAAGCAGCTCTCGCCGTCGTCTTTTCCTCCAACACGGACtgagtttttttgtgtttggacTTTGCCTGTTTGACATCTGGCTGAGAACAACTGGCCGAAAATGTGTTTCATCTTTGCGCCATTAAAAAAGTAGAAACATACCGTCTCACGTTTGTGTTTGTCCCACATGAGACTGACCACCAAACAAGCAAACACATTTGCAGAAACCTTTACTTCAGTAAACctttcaccaaaaaaaacacgtcTTTAAATGGCTCCAGCTGAAAATgcttaaagtaaaaaatatatacacaacaGCGGctcatttacattttgtctAAAACctcttcatgtaaaaaaatattgtacagatatttcaatttttttaaatttgatgtgATCACCTCCATGAGCCGTTGGGTTTCCATCAATATTTGAtcaatatattttcatattttatggTCATTTCACATGTATTGTTTGATACTTTATGGTCATTTTGATTGTATTCTATGTTTTATGGTGCGTTTACTTGTGTTATGATCTGATTCTTCTCTCCGTCAGTGCAGTTTACAACCCGAGGAGCCCGTCACACCCTGGAGAATGGATCATCACAAAATGTGCAAAgcagaaaataacatttaacacCCCTGCTGTCAAAAGTCAACCAGACGGGGGTACCTTACCTTGGGTCCGTCAGTAAGTCTTCTGGGTAGACTCCTTGGCCTGATGGGCCTCGAGCACCGCCACGGCCTCGTCCACCTGATTTTCCATCCAACAAGATAAATCAAGTATTAGGGTTTTAGTGGGATGCTATAAAAGTTTCGGTgacaaatttattttaattgaccTTTGAGCGCAGAGACTCGGGGGACTCCAGCATGTGGAGCAGCTCGGAGTTGTCCATCTCCAGCAGCATGCCGGTGATCTTCCCCGCCAGGTCCTGACGCATGTTCTGTATGAGCGGGAACAAACACTCACCTGCAAGAAGAAGCAAGAGGGActccttaaatactgtatagaaCACGTTCATTTGGTAACACACTTGGGTTTGCACGCAGAGGTGGACAaagctgccatcttgtggagttcataaattaaaaaaaactacagcaggaggttgcctacagccacaataTGTTTTTTACCCTGTGCTAATTAAGACACCACagcagttatttgctttagtAGACTATGTACCCTGCAACTACTGCATAGAAGGCTCTAAATGGTGCAATTTTTATGTGATTACATCTCCTgatgaagtttttttttgttagcaggaTCACAAAAAATACTTTGGTGCAGTTACGGGACTTTTTAAGGGTATTTGTGCATAATAGATGAATGATGGGTAGAACTGTACTGAAATCCACTGGAGGTCTGCCATGTTTGGTTACCTTATTGGGGTACAGTAAGTAAAATAAACACTCAGTCAAACTACAGctgtcaaaacattaaaaatagtaatcaaattaatcacagttttcaaattaatcaaacACGAtcaatcaccatttgcaactacgtGTGGCctttttactgtactttatgaacaaaaagataaatgacaagacaggattacatatttgtatgtatatggtttcagctccaaatgaacagaacatttaaatcaagctaaaagatatcatcatcatatgtctgaaaatgtgtttACCTAACACTATTTATAACATTTAATGTTTTTGATGATAACACGTGTTATACATGTGTCttatatatggtgttggaattgcactgctgttgatgtgttcaggccagaataaagttctaaaagagcgtcagactctgtgggtgGATGCTTTTGTTCCTCCGCCTGCCGGCATAACAGAGAGGGGTGGCTTGACATGGTTCGCATGCGTTAATGAcgttaaaaaatgtcatgtaataactgccgttaacgcgctattttgaCAGCGCTAGTCAAAACGGACGTCTTACCCAGCATCTGCTTCTGCTCCAGTGGAGGTGCCGCAGCTAGCACGGACGCCGTCAGAGGCTTCTGTGCCTGAGTGTGAACGGCAGGCTGAAGGACAAGCAGAGACTTCACAAACATGGTCCAGCGGGGTTTTACAAGCGCCTTTCAATACCTGCTGCACAGGCGCAGCCGCCACCGCTTGTGGTTGAACATGTTGCATGCGATCCTGAGGACTGCGGACTGCTGTGGAGTACCTGTAATGAGGAAGACCATACAAAGGGGTGGCGGACCTCGGGCTGGGAGTCTGGGGTGCTGCAAGGACACGTAAGACATTCAGGACCAGGTTGTGTGCACTACAGTATAATCACTAATGAATGAAGGACCGACCAGCACGCTGGCGAGCCATGATACGGGGCACATGGGTGTGAGAACGCAGGCTGCTGAAGGCGGGGGGGCTTGGAGCGGCGGGGCGTATGGCACCAGGCAGGCTCTGGTAGTCTAGGCAAGCACACCATCAGCAATTCATAATATTGGCTGTTGCTCTGCCTAATTGACTGAATGTAATCAATTTCCATACAGAAGCTATTGAAATCTGGTGCAtatctggataaaggtgtggGCTGAGGGATTTATTCTGATTTGTGGTCACGCATCCAGCAGATAGAGCAGTAGTGaggattacaaaaataaaggtgtgCAATATACATTACCGCCATCTACAGGATAAGAAGTGCAACAGCATTACTGGCAATAACCTGGGTTCTATGTCAAAAATTCCGGATTCTCTGTTTTGCAGGATCTCTTTGTACAAGAGGCAACTGCTTTATCTGTGTGCAGCTTACCTGCGGTGGTCCAGCGTGGGCTCGGGCAAAGCTGGGCCATCTGGGCGGTGGCCGGGAAGTAAGCGGCACGGCTCTGCGCCTGCGGTAACGGTGCTAGGAAGAAGCCAGGGGGCACCGCTGCCTGGTAGGGGTTGATGACCTGGCTGGGCACGGCCTGCATGCTGGTTATGTGCCGCATGTACTGGTTGTACAGGTACGCCTGGCGCTCCTCCTTCCGCTGGGCCAGCGCCACGTAGAGAGGCTTGGTGGCCACGATGCGGCCGTACATTTCCACCACCGCCTTGTTGGCCTCCTCCGGGGAGGAGAAGCAGACAAAGCCAAAGCCTTTGCTGCGCCCGCCGTCCGTCATCACCTACAATAAACGCCATTAGTCAGCAATTCATTTCAGCAATGCGGTCGAGAGGGGGTTACCTTGGCGCTGGTTATGATACCAAAGGGTGCAAACTCTTTCCGCAGGCGCTCGTCGTCGATGCAATCGTCGAGGTTCTTCACGTATAAGTTGACACCCTGCAGGGCAAAATCATCTTCGTTAGTTACACAACCTGACAGGATGCAGTACAAGAGCTGGTTCAAAAACTAGGATTGGGGGGGGGACATTGACAGTTTTgatctgataccaagtaaatacaaggCCAGTATTGCCGAGACCgatacagccctctagacatgaaataacacccctgcagtcacctttatactcatattacccaatatagtggacaggaatatataggtagaaggatgctgagttttgaactgccaggcag
The DNA window shown above is from Dunckerocampus dactyliophorus isolate RoL2022-P2 chromosome 20, RoL_Ddac_1.1, whole genome shotgun sequence and carries:
- the LOC129172992 gene encoding type-4 ice-structuring protein LS-12-like; this translates as MKFSIIAAFVVFALAQGSLAQDATGELQRISQYFEEMKNKMTQQLTDFVRTHDLNSQAQTFLEEQKAQFEPLVAKIQEQLQSIATSVEGQVQPMAANVQAQIEPMVQRFQEQMEAIVKQLTEQAKAITN
- the pabpc1b gene encoding polyadenylate-binding protein 1b isoform X1 is translated as MAALYVGDLHQDVTEAMLYERLSHIGVILSIRVCRDMVTGRSLGYACVTFQQLADAEHALDTMNFDLIMGKPMRIMWWQRDPSLRKSGVGNIFIKNLDKSINNNILYDIFSFFGNILSGKVACDENGSKGYGFVHYETQEAAERAIVEMNGKLLKDRKVFVGRFKSRRERKAELASRAKEFTNVYIKNFGEDIDDRKLRGIFSRYGNITSIRVMRDENGLCRGFGFVSFERHEDAQRVVDEMNGKELHGRTIYVSRAQKKVERQAELKRKFEQIKQDRISRYQGVNLYVKNLDDCIDDERLRKEFAPFGIITSAKVMTDGGRSKGFGFVCFSSPEEANKAVVEMYGRIVATKPLYVALAQRKEERQAYLYNQYMRHITSMQAVPSQVINPYQAAVPPGFFLAPLPQAQSRAAYFPATAQMAQLCPSPRWTTADYQSLPGAIRPAAPSPPAFSSLRSHTHVPRIMARQRAAPQTPSPRSATPLYGLPHYRYSTAVRSPQDRMQHVQPQAVAAAPVQQPAVHTQAQKPLTASVLAAAPPLEQKQMLGECLFPLIQNMRQDLAGKITGMLLEMDNSELLHMLESPESLRSKVDEAVAVLEAHQAKESTQKTY
- the pabpc1b gene encoding polyadenylate-binding protein 1b isoform X2; amino-acid sequence: MAALYVGDLHQDVTEAMLYERLSHIGVILSIRVCRDMVTGRSLGYACVTFQQLADAEHALDTMNFDLIMGKPMRIMWWQRDPSLRKSGVGNIFIKNLDKSINNNILYDIFSFFGNILSGKVACDENGSKGYGFVHYETQEAAERAIVEMNGKLLKDRKVFVGRFKSRRERKAELASRAKEFTNVYIKNFGEDIDDRKLRGIFSRYGNITSIRVMRDENGLCRGFGFVSFERHEDAQRVVDEMNGKELHGRTIYVSRAQKKVERQAELKRKFEQIKQDRISRYQGVNLYVKNLDDCIDDERLRKEFAPFGIITSAKVMTDGGRSKGFGFVCFSSPEEANKAVVEMYGRIVATKPLYVALAQRKEERQAYLYNQYMRHITSMQAVPSQVINPYQAAVPPGFFLAPLPQAQSRAAYFPATAQMAQLCPSPRWTTAAPQTPSPRSATPLYGLPHYRYSTAVRSPQDRMQHVQPQAVAAAPVQQPAVHTQAQKPLTASVLAAAPPLEQKQMLGECLFPLIQNMRQDLAGKITGMLLEMDNSELLHMLESPESLRSKVDEAVAVLEAHQAKESTQKTY